A stretch of the Chelonoidis abingdonii isolate Lonesome George chromosome 11, CheloAbing_2.0, whole genome shotgun sequence genome encodes the following:
- the S100A14 gene encoding protein S100-A14 produces the protein MGQCHCHKKRKDSQELTDVERAIEIVINNFQRYAVKGRKECLTPNELRELVVQQLPHLSQHVCSLDEKIECLGDPDEAKLEFGEYWAIIGEAAKGCRVKK, from the exons ATGGGCCAGTGCCACTGTCACAAGAAGCGCAAG GACAGCCAGGAGCTAACTGACGTGGAGAGGGCGATCGAGATCGTGATCAACAACTTCCAGCGCTACGCGGTGAAGGGGCGGAAGGAGTGCCTGACCCCCAACGAGCTCAGGGAGCTGGTGGTGCAACAGCTGCCTCACCTGTCGCAG CATGTCTGCTCACTGGATGAGAAGATCGAGTGCCTTGGGGACCCGGATGAGGCCAAGCTGGAGTTCGGCGAGTACTGGGCCATCATTGGGGAGGCAGCCAAAGGCTGCCGAGTGAAGAAGTAA